One window of Branchiostoma lanceolatum isolate klBraLanc5 chromosome 8, klBraLanc5.hap2, whole genome shotgun sequence genomic DNA carries:
- the LOC136440310 gene encoding small ribosomal subunit protein uS2-like: protein MSGGLDALALKEEDVTKFLACATHLGASNVDFQMEQYVFKRKADGVHIINLKKTWEKLLLAARAVAAIENPADVAIISCKPYGQRAILKFAAHTGATPIAGRFTPGTFTNQIQAAFREPRLLIVLDPRMDHQPVTEASYVNIPVIAFCNTDSPLRYVDIAIPCNNKGVHSVGLMVWMLAREILRLRGTISREVPWDTMVDLYFYRDPEELEKEEQAAAEKAAAEAQTPYQPDWTQQTEQVQPEITDWSAEMAAGPAPGAAVQTGEFTMPAAPTDWAAPTEDWGATPAPPPAAPAATPADWGGAPTTQDWS, encoded by the exons ATGTCCGGAGGTTTGGACGCTCTCGCTCTTAAGGAGGAGGATGTGACGAAGTTCCTGGCCTGTGCCACCCACCTGGGGGCCAGCAATGTGGACTTCCAGATGGAGCAGTACGTCTTCAAGCGCAAGGCTGATG GTGTTCACATCATCAACCTGAAGAAGACGTGGGAGAAGCTCCTGCTGGCGGCTCGTGCTGTGGCTGCCATTGAGAACCCTGCAGATGTGGCCATCATCTCCTGCAAGCCCTACGGACAG CGAGCTATTCTGAAGTTTGCTGCCCACACCGGTGCCACGCCCATCGCTGGCCGCTTCACCCCTGGTACCTTCACCAATCAGATCCAGGCTGCTTTCCGCGAGCCTCGTCTTCTCATCGTTCTGGACCCCCGTATGGACCACCAGCCCGTCACTGAGGCGTCGTACGTCAACATCCCCGTCATCGCCTTCTGTAACACGGACTCCCCCCTCCGCTATGTGGACATCGCAATCCCTTGCAACAACAAG GGTGTTCACTCGGTGGGCCTGATGGTGTGGATGTTGGCCCGTGAGATCCTGCGTCTGCGCGGCACCATCTCTCGTGAGGTGCCCTGGGACACCATGGTGGATCTGTACTTCTACCGTGATCCTGAGGAGTTGGAGAAGGAGGAGCAGGCCGCTGCGGAGAAGGCTGCTGCCGAGGCCCAGACACCCTACCAGCCTGACTGGACCCAGCAGACTGAGCAGGTCCAGCCAGAAATCACTGAC TGGAGTGCAGAGATGGCTGCAGGGCCGGCACCAGGGGCTGCCGTGCAGACCGGAGAGTTCACCATGCCAGCTGCACCGACAGACTGGGCTGCACCTACAGAGGACTGGGGAGCCACACCTGCACCACCCCCAGCCGCACCGGCTGCAACACCTGCCGACTGGGGCGGAGCTCCCACCACACAGGACTGGAGCTAG